One region of Mucilaginibacter sp. 14171R-50 genomic DNA includes:
- a CDS encoding serine hydrolase has product MKLRYLFSIAVLSGTLSVNTVKAQMAPEKIDSLVQLALKTFDVPGIAVAVVKDGKLVYSNGYGVASLRTKQKVDGNTLFGIASNSKAFTAAAIGMLADEQKLKLDDKVTDYIPEFKMYDPYVTAEFTIRDLLTHRSGLRLGAGDLMIFPDSADFKVKDIIHNLRYLKPASSFRSKFDYDNQMYIVAGEIIARVSGMSWEDFIETRIMKPLQMSGSFASYSRIKNTRNYIDAHAPVNGKVVVIPRSTSEPTNAAGGIYSSVNDLSKWIIMQMNDGKYGDNLSKRLFSSRMHHEMWTVQTALPVSVPGPYNTHFSGYGLGWFLNDAKGYLKASHTGGLDGMVTQVTLFPEIKLGVIVLTNQQSGAAFTSVTNEIVDSYIGDTGKDWVKLYSDVEKMNAGGATAVVDAVWKQVDEQKKVWADGSIYAGTYHDNWLGDATISQKDGQLWFAAKRSPLLLGQMFYYKGNTYVVKWNKRSMDADAFVMFTTDENGKPLGFKMKPISPATDFSYDFQDLDFVRAK; this is encoded by the coding sequence ATGAAGCTGAGATACCTGTTCTCAATCGCCGTTTTATCAGGCACGTTAAGCGTAAACACCGTAAAAGCGCAAATGGCCCCGGAAAAAATTGATAGCCTGGTGCAGCTGGCACTGAAAACCTTTGATGTGCCGGGGATTGCCGTGGCTGTTGTTAAAGACGGTAAGCTGGTTTATTCAAACGGCTATGGTGTTGCATCGCTGCGCACTAAACAAAAGGTTGATGGCAACACGCTGTTTGGCATTGCATCAAACAGTAAAGCTTTTACAGCCGCAGCAATAGGCATGCTGGCAGACGAGCAAAAGCTTAAGCTTGATGACAAGGTTACCGACTACATCCCCGAATTTAAAATGTACGACCCATATGTTACGGCCGAATTTACCATACGCGATCTGCTTACCCACCGCAGCGGATTGAGGCTTGGAGCAGGAGACCTGATGATCTTCCCCGATTCGGCTGATTTTAAGGTAAAGGATATTATACACAACCTGCGCTACTTAAAACCCGCGAGCAGCTTTCGCAGTAAGTTTGATTACGATAACCAGATGTATATTGTAGCCGGAGAGATTATTGCCCGTGTAAGCGGTATGAGCTGGGAAGATTTCATTGAAACCCGCATCATGAAGCCGCTGCAAATGTCGGGGAGCTTCGCCTCGTACAGCCGGATCAAAAACACAAGAAATTATATTGACGCGCACGCCCCGGTAAATGGTAAAGTGGTGGTGATACCACGTAGCACCAGCGAGCCTACCAATGCCGCAGGTGGTATTTACAGTAGCGTAAACGACCTGAGCAAGTGGATTATTATGCAAATGAATGATGGTAAATATGGCGATAACCTAAGTAAGCGCTTATTTAGCAGCCGTATGCACCACGAAATGTGGACGGTGCAAACCGCGCTGCCCGTTAGCGTACCCGGGCCTTACAACACACATTTTAGCGGCTATGGTTTAGGCTGGTTTTTAAACGATGCTAAGGGCTATTTAAAAGCAAGCCATACCGGCGGGTTAGATGGTATGGTCACCCAGGTTACCCTGTTCCCCGAAATTAAACTGGGGGTTATTGTACTAACCAACCAGCAGTCGGGCGCGGCTTTTACCTCGGTAACTAACGAGATTGTTGACAGCTACATTGGCGATACCGGTAAGGACTGGGTAAAACTTTACAGCGATGTAGAAAAAATGAATGCCGGCGGCGCTACTGCAGTTGTTGATGCTGTTTGGAAACAGGTGGACGAGCAAAAGAAAGTCTGGGCAGATGGCAGCATATATGCAGGCACTTATCACGATAACTGGCTGGGCGATGCTACCATCAGCCAAAAGGACGGACAACTTTGGTTTGCCGCTAAACGCTCTCCGCTGCTGTTAGGGCAAATGTTTTACTATAAAGGCAATACTTACGTAGTAAAGTGGAACAAGCGCAGTATGGATGCCGATGCCTTTGTAATGTTTACCACCGACGAAAATGGTAAACCGCTGGGCTTTAAAATGAAACCTATTTCGCCTGCTACCGATTTCAGCTACGATTTTCAGGACCTGGATTTTGTAAGGGCAAAATAA
- a CDS encoding DUF1330 domain-containing protein, which translates to MLYITQLIYVKPGQENVFHQFEDIAIPLIEKYNGTLMLRVRPDEQAVIESNIDAPYEIHLVEFKGEQDLDNFMKDEERKKFLHLKEQSIESVMLIKGVKM; encoded by the coding sequence ATGCTATACATCACCCAGCTTATTTACGTCAAACCAGGTCAAGAAAATGTTTTTCACCAGTTTGAAGATATCGCCATCCCCCTAATTGAAAAATATAACGGCACTTTAATGCTGCGCGTGCGGCCGGATGAGCAGGCTGTGATAGAAAGCAATATAGATGCGCCTTACGAAATTCACCTGGTAGAATTTAAAGGCGAGCAGGATCTTGATAACTTTATGAAAGATGAGGAACGGAAAAAGTTCCTTCACCTTAAAGAACAGTCCATAGAATCTGTTATGCTGATAAAAGGTGTAAAAATGTAA
- a CDS encoding Hsp20/alpha crystallin family protein: MTLVKFNSDKRSNGSLMPGFNDVFDSIFNDTFFSDRMVARVPAANISETEDHFHVELAAPGLKKEDFKINLDRNVLNISVETQNENNNTQKNYSKREYSYSSFVRSFTLPETADYENIEAGYSDGILKIDIAKREEAKAVRRQIEIK; encoded by the coding sequence ATGACACTGGTTAAATTTAATTCCGACAAAAGAAGCAACGGTTCGTTAATGCCCGGCTTTAACGATGTTTTTGATTCGATCTTCAACGACACATTTTTTAGCGACCGCATGGTAGCCCGCGTGCCGGCGGCTAATATCAGCGAAACGGAAGATCATTTTCATGTGGAACTGGCAGCGCCAGGCTTAAAAAAAGAGGATTTTAAAATAAACCTTGACCGCAATGTGCTGAACATTTCGGTGGAAACCCAAAATGAAAACAACAATACGCAAAAGAATTACAGCAAACGCGAGTACAGCTATAGTTCGTTCGTGCGTTCGTTCACACTGCCCGAAACCGCCGATTATGAGAACATCGAAGCTGGCTACAGCGATGGTATATTAAAGATAGACATTGCCAAACGCGAAGAGGCTAAAGCGGTGCGCAGGCAAATAGAGATAAAATAA
- a CDS encoding helix-turn-helix domain-containing protein, protein MKFDTYTPCDALKPFVKSFVISENAAADTYKVLPDSGLVIGFQYRGKLSYLEYGSETPLASAGITGLRDSYRVFNNSANIGTVLVFFAEGGAAPFFNIPMHELFGASLSLDHFMLASELMVLEEQLCEAKADVGRIRLVERFLLQRMKPVNPDPLVAAAVTLINRHKGNIRIGELLTILNTSQSPLEKRFRRVVGTSPKKFANIVRLKHTLQEHYQGQPLTDLGYHSGFYDQAHFIKAFKNFTGESPENFFSGR, encoded by the coding sequence ATGAAGTTCGATACCTATACTCCGTGCGATGCATTAAAACCGTTTGTGAAGTCGTTTGTCATTTCAGAAAATGCTGCTGCAGATACTTATAAAGTTCTGCCCGATAGCGGCCTGGTGATTGGTTTTCAATACCGGGGAAAGCTGTCGTACCTTGAGTACGGCTCTGAAACACCCCTTGCAAGCGCCGGCATTACAGGGTTGAGGGATAGTTACCGGGTATTTAACAATTCGGCAAACATCGGTACGGTACTGGTCTTTTTTGCCGAAGGGGGCGCAGCGCCTTTTTTCAATATACCTATGCACGAGCTTTTTGGTGCAAGCCTTTCATTGGATCATTTTATGCTTGCTTCGGAGTTGATGGTCCTTGAGGAACAGCTTTGTGAGGCAAAAGCAGATGTAGGACGCATAAGGCTGGTTGAGCGTTTCCTGCTGCAACGGATGAAGCCGGTAAACCCGGACCCTTTAGTAGCAGCTGCCGTTACATTGATCAATCGGCATAAGGGTAATATCAGGATAGGGGAATTGTTAACAATATTAAACACCAGTCAGAGCCCACTTGAGAAAAGATTTAGGCGGGTAGTAGGCACCTCACCTAAAAAGTTTGCAAACATTGTGCGGCTAAAGCATACGCTGCAAGAGCACTACCAGGGGCAGCCCTTAACCGATCTGGGGTATCACTCAGGTTTTTACGATCAGGCGCACTTTATTAAAGCATTCAAAAATTTCACCGGCGAGTCTCCGGAAAATTTCTTCTCCGGCCGTTAA